The following are encoded together in the Panicum virgatum strain AP13 chromosome 6K, P.virgatum_v5, whole genome shotgun sequence genome:
- the LOC120713077 gene encoding ABC transporter G family member 45 isoform X4 produces MEYSREPGRQPAAAAVEMSAGSEGEGWYDVVATAARKEPPPLTHDDNRGFLRMLREKKERLGVEAARVEVRFERLTVEADVRVGRRAVPTLLNCAVNAAQELATSAHMCVTRKRPMRIINEVSGAIRPSRMTLLLGAPGSGKTTFLKALAGKLDSSLKFKGKVLYNGEEMSSSTPQYLRAYVSQYDLHHAEMTVRETIDFSSKMLGTNNEFEMLGEAIRRKKGVINKMDQDLDSFIKATTFGEGSNLTTNYIIKILGLSECADTLVGDEMRRGISGGQKKRATIGEMLVGLARCFFMDDISTGLDSSTTFEIMKFLQQMVHLMDLTMVISLLQPPPETLELFDDIILLCEGQIVYHGPRENATDFFETMGFKCPSRKNVADFLQEVTSKMDQKQYWAGDPNKYQYHSIEKFAEAFRMSYLPRLAEEKLCSTNNTGNEVKMNASRQISRWNIFKACFSREVLLLKRNSPVHIFKTIQITIMALVISTLFLRTKMSHKSVLDANKYMGALFMAVVIVNFNGMTEIAMTIKRLPTFYKQRELLALPGWALLSSVFLISIPISLVETGLWTGLTYYVIGYAPSPIRFIQHFLVLFAMHQMSMGLYRFLAAIGRTQVMANMLGTAALIAIYILGGFVISKDDLQPWLRWGYWTSPFTYAQNAIALNEFHDKRWATEFYYADANTVGEAILRIRGLLTEWQWYWICVSILFGYSLVFNILSILALEFMSSPHKHQVNIKTTKANFEYHSQMVVNGNSSNDQVILPFRPLSLVFDHINYFVDMPKEMTKNGVTEKKLQLLQDVSGAFRPGVLTALMGITGAGKTTLLDVLAGRKTGGYIEGTIKIAGYPKKQETFSRISGYCEQSDIHSPNLTVYESLKFSAWLRLPSNVKPHQRDMFIDEVMSLVELTELKNAMVGIPGATGLSAEQRKRLTIAVELVASPSIIFMDEPTTGLDARAAAIVMRTVRKTVDTGRTVVCTIHQPSIEIFESFDELLLMKRGGQLIYNGSLGPLSSNMTKYFEAISGVPRINKGQNPAAWMLDISSHITEYEIGVDYAEIYRNSSLYRENRLVIDELEQPEPNTEDLHFPQGYWQNFTTQCMACLWKQSCAYWKNSEHNIVRFINTIAVAIMFGTVFWKIGSTIKDEQDLFNVLGIVYASALFLGFMNCSILQPVVATERVVLYREKAAGMYSTMAYAIAQVSVELPYMLVQVLIFSWIVYPMIGFELAAGKFLWFFLYLVMSFMYYTLYGMMTVALTPNIEIAMGLSFLIFIFWNVFSGFIIAREMMPVWWRWVYWADPAAWTVYGLMFSQLGDRTEQIQVPGAGEQTVREFLEGYLGLQDSHFELVTCLHLAIIGLFALLFFLAIKHLNFQRR; encoded by the exons ATGGAGTACAGCAGGGAGCCggggcggcagccggcggcggcggccgtggagaTGTCCGCCGGGAGCGAAGGCGAAGGGTGGTACGACGtggtggccacggcggcgaggaaggagccgccgccgctcacccacGACGACAACCGCGGCTTCCTCCGCATGCTCCGCGAGAAGAAGGAGAG GctgggcgtggaggcggcgagggtggaggtgcGGTTCGAGAGGCTGACCGTTGAGGCGGACGTCCGGGTgggccgccgcgccgtgccgaCGCTGCTCAACTGCGCCGTCAACGCCGCCCAG GAATTAGCAACATCTGCCCATATGTGTGTTACAAGGAAAAGGCCTATGAGGATAATAAACGAAGTAAGTGGGGCCATTCGACCATCAAG GATGACACTACTTCTAGGTGCACCAGGTTCAGGGAAAACAACTTTTCTAAAAGCATTGGCAGGAAAATTGGATTCTTCTTTGAAG TTCAAAGGAAAGGTACTGTACAACGGAGAAGAAATGAGCTCCTCAACACCACAGTACCTGCGTGCTTATGTTAGCCAGTATGATCTCCACCATGCTGAGATGACAGTAAGAGAGACGATCGACTTCTCTTCCAAGATGCTGGGAACCAATAATGAATTTG AGATGCTAGGAGAAGCaataagaagaaaaaagggTGTCATCAATAAAATGGACCAGGATCTTGATTCATTCATTAAG GCTACCACCTTTGGAGAAGGAAGCAACCTTACAACAAACTACATTATCAAG ATACTTGGCTTGTCTGAGTGTGCTGATACCCTAGTAGGAGATGAGATGAGAAGAGGAATATCAGGAGGGCAAAAGAAAAGAGCCACAATTG GGGAGATGCTAGTTGGTCTTGCAAGATGTTTCTTTATGGATGATATATCAACAGGTCTAGATAGCTCCACCACATTTGAGATCATGAAATTTCTCCAACAGATGGTACATTTGATGGATCTCACAATGGTTATTTCCTTGCTGCAACCACCTCCCGAGACATTGGAATTATTTGATGACATTATACTTTTATGTGAGGGGCAAATTGTGTATCATGGTCCTCGAGAAAATGCTACAGACTTCTTTGAAACTATGGGATTCAAATGCCCTAGCAGGAAGAATGTAGCGGATTTCCTTCAAGAG GTAACCTCAAAGATGGACCAAAAGCAGTACTGGGCTGGTGATCCAAATAAGTATCAGTACCATTCAATTGAAAAATTTGCAGAAGCATTCCGAATGTCATATCTCCCTCGACTAGCAGAAGAAAAACTGTGCAGTACAAACAATACTGGAAATGAAGTAAAAATGAATGCAAGTCGCCAGATCTCCAGATGGAACATTTTCAAGGCATGCTTTTCAAGAGAAGTGTTGCTCCTAAAACGAAACTCTCCGGTACATATATTCAAGACCATACAGATAACTATTATGGCTTTGGTAATCTCCACACTTTTCCTGAGAACAAAAATGAGCCATAAATCCGTACTTGATGCCAATAAGTACATGGGAGCGCTTTTCATGGCTGTTGTGATAGTAAACTTCAATGGCATGACTGAAATTGCAATGACAATAAAGCGGCTTCCCACCTTCTACAAGCAAAGGGAACTACTAGCATTGCCAGGATGGGCACTCCTCTCTTCAGTTTTTCTTATTAGTATCCCGATATCGCTTGTTGAAACAGGCCTTTGGACAGGCTTAACCTACTACGTGATTGGATATGCACCTTCACCTATCAG GTTCATCCAGCACTTTCTGGTACTTTTTGCCATGCATCAAATGTCAATGGGCCTGTATCGCTTCTTGGCGGCCATAGGAAGGACACAAGTGATGGCCAACATGCTAGGCACTGCAGCTCTTATAGCAATCTACATACTTGGAGGCTTTGTCATATCAAAAG ATGATCTCCAACCATGGTTGCGCTGGGGATATTGGACGTCCCCGTTCACCTATGCACAGAATGCGATTGCCCTCAATGAATTTCATGACAAAAGATGGGCTACA GAATTTTATTATGCTGATGCAAACACCGTCGGTGAAGCTATCCTCAGGATCAGGGGGCTGCTCACGGAATGGCAGTGGTACTGGATTTGTGTCAGTATTTTATTTGGATACTCGCTGGTCTTCAACATTCTCAGCATATTGGCATTAGAGTTCATGAGCT CTCCACACAAGCATCAAGTTAACATCAAGACCACTAAGGCAAATTTCGAGTACCACAGCCAGATGGTTGTGAATGGCAATTCGTCAAATGATCAAGTTATCCTCCCATTTCGACCCCTCTCCCTTGTATTTGATCACATCAACTATTTCGTTGACATGCCTAAG GAGATGACAAAAAATGGAGTAACGGAGAAAAAACTTCAGCTGCTACAAGATGTCAGCGGTGCTTTTAGGCCAGGAGTGCTAACAGCTCTAATGGGAATAACTGGTGCTGGCAAGACAACATTGCTAGATGTATTAGCTGGAAGAAAAACCGGGGGATATATTGAAGGGACTATTAAAATAGCAGGTTACCCTAAGAAGCAGGAGACATTCTCAAGGATCTCAGGTTACTGTGAACAGAGTGATATTCACTCCCCTAATCTGACTGTTTATGAGTCACTGAAGTTTTCTGCATGGCTTCGCCTGCCTTCAAATGTTAAACCTCATCAAAGAGAC ATGTTTATCGACGAAGTCATGAGTCTAGTTGAACTCACAGAGTTGAAGAATGCCATGGTGGGAATTCCAGGGGCAACGGGCCTGTCAGCTGAGCAGCGGAAAAGATTAACAATAGCTGTGGAGCTGGTAGCTAGTCCCTCTATTATATTTATGGATGAGCCAACCACTGGCTTGGATGCTCGTGCTGCAGCAATTGTCATGAGAACAGTACGAAAGACAGTAGACACTGGCCGAACTGTTGTCTGCACAATTCACCAACCAAGCATTGAGATATTTGAATCCTTTGATGAG CTTCTGCTTATGAAAAGAGGAGGTCAGCTCATATACAATGGCTCGCTAGGACCACTATCTAGCAACATGACAAAGTATTTCGAG GCAATATCAGGCGTTCCTAGAATAAACAAGGGCCAAAATCCAGCAGCATGGATGCTAGACATCAGTTCACATATAACAGAATATGAGATTGGAGTGGATTATGCAGAAATTTATCGCAACTCCTCCCTCTACAG GGAGAACAGGCTTGTAATTGATGAGTTGGAACAACCAGAACCAAACACAGAGGATCTACATTTTCCTCAGGGTTATTGGCAAAACTTCACGACGCAATGCATGGCTTGCCTGTGGAAGCAAAGTTGTGCGTACTGGAAAAACTCGGAACACAATATTGTTCGGTTCATAAACACTATTGCCGTTGCGATCATGTTTGGAACCGTATTCTGGAAAATCGGCTCAACCAT AAAGGATGAGCAAGATTTGTTCAACGTACTTGGGATCGTATATGCGTCAGCACTGTTCCTGGGCTTCATGAATTGCAGCATCCTGCAGCCGGTGGTGGCAACCGAGAGAGTCGTGCTCTACCGTGAGAAGGCGGCGGGCATGTACTCCACCATGGCCTACGCCATTGCTCAG GTGTCGGTGGAGTTGCCTTACATGCTGGTGCAGGTGCTGATCTTCTCGTGGATCGTGTACCCGATGATCGGGTTCGAGCTGGCGGCGGGCAAGTTCTTGTGGTTCTTCCTGTACCTGGTGATGAGCTTCATGTACTACACGCTGTACGGGATGATGACGGTGGCGCTGACCCCCAACATCGAGATCGCCATGGGCCTGTCGttcctcatcttcatcttctggaACGTCTTCTCCGGCTTCATCATCGCGAGAGAG ATGATGCCGGTGTGGTGGCGGTGGGTGTACTGGGCGGACCCGGCGGCGTGGACGGTGTACGGGCTCATGTTCTCGCAGCTGGGGGACCGGACGGAGCAGATCCAGGTGCCGGGGGCCGGGGAGCAGACGGTGCGCGAGTTCCTGGAGGGGTACCTGGGCCTGCAGGACAGCCACTTCGAGCTGGTGACCTGCCTCCACCTCGCCATCATCGGCCTCTTCGCCTTGCTCTTCTTCCTCGCCATCAAGCACCTCAACTTCCAGCGCAGgtag
- the LOC120713077 gene encoding ABC transporter G family member 45 isoform X1, giving the protein MEYSREPGRQPAAAAVEMSAGSEGEGWYDVVATAARKEPPPLTHDDNRGFLRMLREKKERLGVEAARVEVRFERLTVEADVRVGRRAVPTLLNCAVNAAQELATSAHMCVTRKRPMRIINEVSGAIRPSRMTLLLGAPGSGKTTFLKALAGKLDSSLKFKGKVLYNGEEMSSSTPQYLRAYVSQYDLHHAEMTVRETIDFSSKMLGTNNEFEMLGEAIRRKKGVINKMDQDLDSFIKVVSHCTTLTKLDCILSSYSNNCFLQATTFGEGSNLTTNYIIKVTWLLQFAIYLDNIIVTVDYMQILGLSECADTLVGDEMRRGISGGQKKRATIGEMLVGLARCFFMDDISTGLDSSTTFEIMKFLQQMVHLMDLTMVISLLQPPPETLELFDDIILLCEGQIVYHGPRENATDFFETMGFKCPSRKNVADFLQEVTSKMDQKQYWAGDPNKYQYHSIEKFAEAFRMSYLPRLAEEKLCSTNNTGNEVKMNASRQISRWNIFKACFSREVLLLKRNSPVHIFKTIQITIMALVISTLFLRTKMSHKSVLDANKYMGALFMAVVIVNFNGMTEIAMTIKRLPTFYKQRELLALPGWALLSSVFLISIPISLVETGLWTGLTYYVIGYAPSPIRFIQHFLVLFAMHQMSMGLYRFLAAIGRTQVMANMLGTAALIAIYILGGFVISKDDLQPWLRWGYWTSPFTYAQNAIALNEFHDKRWATEFYYADANTVGEAILRIRGLLTEWQWYWICVSILFGYSLVFNILSILALEFMSSPHKHQVNIKTTKANFEYHSQMVVNGNSSNDQVILPFRPLSLVFDHINYFVDMPKEMTKNGVTEKKLQLLQDVSGAFRPGVLTALMGITGAGKTTLLDVLAGRKTGGYIEGTIKIAGYPKKQETFSRISGYCEQSDIHSPNLTVYESLKFSAWLRLPSNVKPHQRDMFIDEVMSLVELTELKNAMVGIPGATGLSAEQRKRLTIAVELVASPSIIFMDEPTTGLDARAAAIVMRTVRKTVDTGRTVVCTIHQPSIEIFESFDELLLMKRGGQLIYNGSLGPLSSNMTKYFEAISGVPRINKGQNPAAWMLDISSHITEYEIGVDYAEIYRNSSLYRENRLVIDELEQPEPNTEDLHFPQGYWQNFTTQCMACLWKQSCAYWKNSEHNIVRFINTIAVAIMFGTVFWKIGSTIKDEQDLFNVLGIVYASALFLGFMNCSILQPVVATERVVLYREKAAGMYSTMAYAIAQVSVELPYMLVQVLIFSWIVYPMIGFELAAGKFLWFFLYLVMSFMYYTLYGMMTVALTPNIEIAMGLSFLIFIFWNVFSGFIIAREMMPVWWRWVYWADPAAWTVYGLMFSQLGDRTEQIQVPGAGEQTVREFLEGYLGLQDSHFELVTCLHLAIIGLFALLFFLAIKHLNFQRR; this is encoded by the exons ATGGAGTACAGCAGGGAGCCggggcggcagccggcggcggcggccgtggagaTGTCCGCCGGGAGCGAAGGCGAAGGGTGGTACGACGtggtggccacggcggcgaggaaggagccgccgccgctcacccacGACGACAACCGCGGCTTCCTCCGCATGCTCCGCGAGAAGAAGGAGAG GctgggcgtggaggcggcgagggtggaggtgcGGTTCGAGAGGCTGACCGTTGAGGCGGACGTCCGGGTgggccgccgcgccgtgccgaCGCTGCTCAACTGCGCCGTCAACGCCGCCCAG GAATTAGCAACATCTGCCCATATGTGTGTTACAAGGAAAAGGCCTATGAGGATAATAAACGAAGTAAGTGGGGCCATTCGACCATCAAG GATGACACTACTTCTAGGTGCACCAGGTTCAGGGAAAACAACTTTTCTAAAAGCATTGGCAGGAAAATTGGATTCTTCTTTGAAG TTCAAAGGAAAGGTACTGTACAACGGAGAAGAAATGAGCTCCTCAACACCACAGTACCTGCGTGCTTATGTTAGCCAGTATGATCTCCACCATGCTGAGATGACAGTAAGAGAGACGATCGACTTCTCTTCCAAGATGCTGGGAACCAATAATGAATTTG AGATGCTAGGAGAAGCaataagaagaaaaaagggTGTCATCAATAAAATGGACCAGGATCTTGATTCATTCATTAAGGTAGTTTCACATTGTACTACACTTACAAAACTGGATTGTATTTTGTCCAGTTACTCAAACAACTGCTTTCTGCAGGCTACCACCTTTGGAGAAGGAAGCAACCTTACAACAAACTACATTATCAAGGTAACATGGCTACTTCAGTTTGCCATATATCTTGACAACATAATAGTAACAGTTGATTATATGCAGATACTTGGCTTGTCTGAGTGTGCTGATACCCTAGTAGGAGATGAGATGAGAAGAGGAATATCAGGAGGGCAAAAGAAAAGAGCCACAATTG GGGAGATGCTAGTTGGTCTTGCAAGATGTTTCTTTATGGATGATATATCAACAGGTCTAGATAGCTCCACCACATTTGAGATCATGAAATTTCTCCAACAGATGGTACATTTGATGGATCTCACAATGGTTATTTCCTTGCTGCAACCACCTCCCGAGACATTGGAATTATTTGATGACATTATACTTTTATGTGAGGGGCAAATTGTGTATCATGGTCCTCGAGAAAATGCTACAGACTTCTTTGAAACTATGGGATTCAAATGCCCTAGCAGGAAGAATGTAGCGGATTTCCTTCAAGAG GTAACCTCAAAGATGGACCAAAAGCAGTACTGGGCTGGTGATCCAAATAAGTATCAGTACCATTCAATTGAAAAATTTGCAGAAGCATTCCGAATGTCATATCTCCCTCGACTAGCAGAAGAAAAACTGTGCAGTACAAACAATACTGGAAATGAAGTAAAAATGAATGCAAGTCGCCAGATCTCCAGATGGAACATTTTCAAGGCATGCTTTTCAAGAGAAGTGTTGCTCCTAAAACGAAACTCTCCGGTACATATATTCAAGACCATACAGATAACTATTATGGCTTTGGTAATCTCCACACTTTTCCTGAGAACAAAAATGAGCCATAAATCCGTACTTGATGCCAATAAGTACATGGGAGCGCTTTTCATGGCTGTTGTGATAGTAAACTTCAATGGCATGACTGAAATTGCAATGACAATAAAGCGGCTTCCCACCTTCTACAAGCAAAGGGAACTACTAGCATTGCCAGGATGGGCACTCCTCTCTTCAGTTTTTCTTATTAGTATCCCGATATCGCTTGTTGAAACAGGCCTTTGGACAGGCTTAACCTACTACGTGATTGGATATGCACCTTCACCTATCAG GTTCATCCAGCACTTTCTGGTACTTTTTGCCATGCATCAAATGTCAATGGGCCTGTATCGCTTCTTGGCGGCCATAGGAAGGACACAAGTGATGGCCAACATGCTAGGCACTGCAGCTCTTATAGCAATCTACATACTTGGAGGCTTTGTCATATCAAAAG ATGATCTCCAACCATGGTTGCGCTGGGGATATTGGACGTCCCCGTTCACCTATGCACAGAATGCGATTGCCCTCAATGAATTTCATGACAAAAGATGGGCTACA GAATTTTATTATGCTGATGCAAACACCGTCGGTGAAGCTATCCTCAGGATCAGGGGGCTGCTCACGGAATGGCAGTGGTACTGGATTTGTGTCAGTATTTTATTTGGATACTCGCTGGTCTTCAACATTCTCAGCATATTGGCATTAGAGTTCATGAGCT CTCCACACAAGCATCAAGTTAACATCAAGACCACTAAGGCAAATTTCGAGTACCACAGCCAGATGGTTGTGAATGGCAATTCGTCAAATGATCAAGTTATCCTCCCATTTCGACCCCTCTCCCTTGTATTTGATCACATCAACTATTTCGTTGACATGCCTAAG GAGATGACAAAAAATGGAGTAACGGAGAAAAAACTTCAGCTGCTACAAGATGTCAGCGGTGCTTTTAGGCCAGGAGTGCTAACAGCTCTAATGGGAATAACTGGTGCTGGCAAGACAACATTGCTAGATGTATTAGCTGGAAGAAAAACCGGGGGATATATTGAAGGGACTATTAAAATAGCAGGTTACCCTAAGAAGCAGGAGACATTCTCAAGGATCTCAGGTTACTGTGAACAGAGTGATATTCACTCCCCTAATCTGACTGTTTATGAGTCACTGAAGTTTTCTGCATGGCTTCGCCTGCCTTCAAATGTTAAACCTCATCAAAGAGAC ATGTTTATCGACGAAGTCATGAGTCTAGTTGAACTCACAGAGTTGAAGAATGCCATGGTGGGAATTCCAGGGGCAACGGGCCTGTCAGCTGAGCAGCGGAAAAGATTAACAATAGCTGTGGAGCTGGTAGCTAGTCCCTCTATTATATTTATGGATGAGCCAACCACTGGCTTGGATGCTCGTGCTGCAGCAATTGTCATGAGAACAGTACGAAAGACAGTAGACACTGGCCGAACTGTTGTCTGCACAATTCACCAACCAAGCATTGAGATATTTGAATCCTTTGATGAG CTTCTGCTTATGAAAAGAGGAGGTCAGCTCATATACAATGGCTCGCTAGGACCACTATCTAGCAACATGACAAAGTATTTCGAG GCAATATCAGGCGTTCCTAGAATAAACAAGGGCCAAAATCCAGCAGCATGGATGCTAGACATCAGTTCACATATAACAGAATATGAGATTGGAGTGGATTATGCAGAAATTTATCGCAACTCCTCCCTCTACAG GGAGAACAGGCTTGTAATTGATGAGTTGGAACAACCAGAACCAAACACAGAGGATCTACATTTTCCTCAGGGTTATTGGCAAAACTTCACGACGCAATGCATGGCTTGCCTGTGGAAGCAAAGTTGTGCGTACTGGAAAAACTCGGAACACAATATTGTTCGGTTCATAAACACTATTGCCGTTGCGATCATGTTTGGAACCGTATTCTGGAAAATCGGCTCAACCAT AAAGGATGAGCAAGATTTGTTCAACGTACTTGGGATCGTATATGCGTCAGCACTGTTCCTGGGCTTCATGAATTGCAGCATCCTGCAGCCGGTGGTGGCAACCGAGAGAGTCGTGCTCTACCGTGAGAAGGCGGCGGGCATGTACTCCACCATGGCCTACGCCATTGCTCAG GTGTCGGTGGAGTTGCCTTACATGCTGGTGCAGGTGCTGATCTTCTCGTGGATCGTGTACCCGATGATCGGGTTCGAGCTGGCGGCGGGCAAGTTCTTGTGGTTCTTCCTGTACCTGGTGATGAGCTTCATGTACTACACGCTGTACGGGATGATGACGGTGGCGCTGACCCCCAACATCGAGATCGCCATGGGCCTGTCGttcctcatcttcatcttctggaACGTCTTCTCCGGCTTCATCATCGCGAGAGAG ATGATGCCGGTGTGGTGGCGGTGGGTGTACTGGGCGGACCCGGCGGCGTGGACGGTGTACGGGCTCATGTTCTCGCAGCTGGGGGACCGGACGGAGCAGATCCAGGTGCCGGGGGCCGGGGAGCAGACGGTGCGCGAGTTCCTGGAGGGGTACCTGGGCCTGCAGGACAGCCACTTCGAGCTGGTGACCTGCCTCCACCTCGCCATCATCGGCCTCTTCGCCTTGCTCTTCTTCCTCGCCATCAAGCACCTCAACTTCCAGCGCAGgtag